A genomic stretch from Photobacterium atrarenae includes:
- the rpsR gene encoding 30S ribosomal protein S18 codes for MARFFRRRKFCRFTAEGVQEIDYKDVATLKNYITEAGKIVPSRITGTRAKYQRQLARAIKRSRYLALLPYTDKHQ; via the coding sequence ATGGCACGTTTCTTCCGTCGTCGTAAATTCTGCCGTTTCACTGCAGAAGGCGTACAAGAGATTGACTACAAAGACGTAGCAACTCTGAAAAACTACATCACTGAAGCTGGTAAAATCGTACCAAGCCGCATCACTGGTACTCGCGCTAAATACCAGCGCCAGCTAGCTCGCGCTATCAAGCGTTCTCGTTACCTAGCACTTCTGCCATACACTGACAAGCATCAGTAA
- the rnr gene encoding ribonuclease R produces the protein MSKGTTDLPVDPFRDREAQNYENPIPSREMLLEVIRGFTAPVSRDQLFTELKLEGDDQYEGLRRRLRAMERDGQLIFTRRQCYALPERLDLIKGHVIGHRDGFGFLRPEGSRAKEDDLLLPHHQMRGVIHGDYILAQVAGTDKKGRREGRVVRVLQHYEGQIVGRFFVEDGMGYVVPDDSRIAQDIVIPNDQRMGARMGNVVVVEISQRATRQYNAIGKIVEVLGESMAPGMEIDIALRTYDIPHQWPSEVEKQIKGLSEEVPEAAKQGRVDLRDLPLVTIDGEDARDFDDAVYCERKKSGGWRLWVAIADVSYYVRPGSALDHEAIKRGNSVYFPSQVIPMLPEVLSNGLCSLNPQVDRLCMVCEMTVSESGRLSGFKHYEAVMNSHARLTYTKVSKMLEGDEELRERYAPLVPHLEDLYSMYKALKQSREERGAIEFETVETQFIFNADRKIDRIVPAERNDAHKIIEECMILANIASARLVEKAKEPALYRVHDAPGEERLTGFRDFLGELGLQLSGGLEPSPRDYAALAHLIHGRADQELIQTMLLRSMKQAVYQADNIGHFGLALKQYAHFTSPIRRYPDLLLHRAIKYLIAKEAGNVQDRWTPTGGYHYSFDEIDTMGEQCSMTERRADDATRDVSDWLKCEYMQDHVGDEFDGVIANVTGFGFFVRLNELNIDGLVHISNLANDYYQFDPVGQRLIGDSSGQVYRLGDTVKVKVASINLNDRQIDFDIVGSTRKPRGAGKTAKTRDKQQRMRKAEGLKRQSLKAYRVEEGEAQPESNGKAKTERRSVRQKLKAGAIPKLEGDKAPGDKADDHKAKGKKKKSTKARKKKQRAGKKERAAKKK, from the coding sequence ATGTCCAAAGGTACTACCGATTTACCGGTCGATCCTTTTCGCGATCGCGAAGCACAAAATTATGAAAACCCTATCCCTAGCCGCGAGATGCTCCTGGAAGTGATCCGCGGATTTACCGCACCGGTCAGCCGGGATCAGTTGTTTACCGAGCTGAAGCTGGAAGGGGATGACCAATACGAAGGCTTACGCCGCCGGCTGCGCGCTATGGAGCGCGACGGCCAGCTGATTTTTACCCGCCGTCAGTGCTATGCCCTGCCGGAGCGGCTGGATTTGATTAAAGGCCATGTGATTGGCCACCGCGACGGCTTCGGCTTCCTCCGTCCGGAAGGCAGCCGTGCCAAAGAAGATGATTTACTGTTGCCGCACCACCAGATGCGTGGCGTGATCCACGGTGACTACATTCTGGCCCAGGTGGCCGGGACGGATAAGAAAGGCCGTCGTGAAGGGCGGGTGGTCCGGGTTCTGCAGCACTATGAAGGCCAGATTGTCGGCCGCTTCTTTGTCGAAGACGGCATGGGCTATGTGGTGCCGGATGATTCCCGGATTGCCCAGGATATCGTGATCCCGAACGACCAGCGCATGGGCGCCCGAATGGGCAACGTGGTGGTGGTGGAGATTTCCCAGCGGGCAACCCGCCAGTACAACGCGATCGGTAAAATCGTGGAAGTGCTGGGTGAGAGCATGGCACCGGGGATGGAAATTGATATTGCCCTGCGCACCTATGATATTCCGCACCAGTGGCCGTCAGAAGTTGAAAAGCAAATTAAAGGCCTGAGCGAAGAAGTACCGGAAGCGGCCAAGCAGGGCCGGGTCGATTTGCGCGACCTGCCACTGGTCACCATCGACGGCGAAGATGCTCGCGACTTTGATGATGCGGTGTATTGTGAGCGCAAAAAATCCGGCGGCTGGCGCCTGTGGGTGGCGATTGCCGATGTCAGCTATTATGTCCGCCCCGGCTCGGCGCTGGATCACGAAGCGATCAAGCGCGGCAACTCGGTCTATTTCCCGTCTCAGGTGATCCCGATGCTGCCGGAAGTGCTGTCGAACGGTCTGTGCTCGCTCAACCCGCAGGTTGATCGCCTGTGTATGGTGTGTGAGATGACGGTCTCGGAAAGCGGCCGCCTGTCGGGCTTTAAGCACTATGAAGCGGTGATGAATTCCCACGCCCGTCTGACCTATACCAAGGTCAGCAAAATGCTGGAGGGAGATGAAGAGCTGCGTGAGCGTTATGCGCCGCTGGTTCCGCATTTGGAAGATCTGTACAGCATGTATAAGGCGCTCAAGCAGTCCCGTGAGGAGCGGGGCGCGATTGAATTTGAGACGGTGGAAACCCAGTTTATCTTCAATGCCGATCGCAAGATTGACCGCATTGTACCGGCAGAGCGCAATGACGCTCACAAGATCATCGAAGAATGTATGATCTTAGCCAACATTGCCTCGGCCCGGCTGGTGGAAAAAGCCAAAGAGCCGGCCTTGTACCGGGTGCATGACGCGCCGGGTGAAGAGCGCCTGACGGGTTTTCGTGACTTCCTCGGCGAGCTGGGTCTGCAACTGTCGGGTGGCCTGGAGCCGTCGCCGAGAGATTATGCGGCCCTGGCGCACCTGATCCATGGCCGGGCGGATCAGGAGCTGATCCAGACCATGCTGCTACGCTCGATGAAGCAGGCAGTGTATCAGGCGGATAATATCGGTCACTTTGGTCTGGCGCTGAAGCAGTATGCTCACTTCACTTCGCCGATCCGGCGTTATCCGGACCTGCTGCTGCACCGTGCTATCAAGTACCTGATTGCCAAGGAAGCCGGCAATGTTCAGGATCGCTGGACTCCGACCGGTGGTTATCACTATTCGTTCGATGAAATCGACACTATGGGTGAGCAGTGCTCGATGACCGAGCGCCGTGCCGATGATGCCACCCGTGATGTGTCGGACTGGCTCAAGTGTGAGTATATGCAAGACCATGTCGGGGATGAGTTTGATGGCGTGATTGCCAATGTCACCGGCTTTGGTTTCTTTGTCCGTCTCAATGAGCTCAACATTGACGGTCTGGTGCATATCTCCAATCTGGCCAATGATTACTATCAGTTTGACCCGGTTGGTCAGCGTCTGATTGGCGACAGCTCGGGGCAGGTGTATCGCCTCGGCGATACGGTGAAAGTGAAGGTGGCCTCGATCAACCTCAACGATCGCCAGATTGACTTTGATATTGTCGGCAGTACCCGCAAGCCGCGCGGCGCCGGCAAGACCGCCAAGACTCGTGACAAGCAACAGCGGATGCGCAAGGCGGAAGGACTCAAGCGTCAGAGCCTGAAAGCGTACCGGGTCGAAGAGGGCGAAGCCCAGCCGGAGTCGAACGGCAAAGCCAAGACCGAGCGTCGCTCGGTTCGTCAGAAGCTCAAAGCCGGAGCGATCCCCAAACTTGAGGGAGATAAGGCGCCGGGCGATAAGGCTGATGATCACAAAGCCAAGGGGAAAAAGAAAAAATCCACCAAGGCTCGCAAAAAGAAACAACGTGCCGGTAAAAAAGAACGGGCAGCGAAGAAGAAATAA
- the rplI gene encoding 50S ribosomal protein L9, whose protein sequence is MQVILLDKIGNLGGLGDQVNVKAGFARNFLIPQGKAVMATKANVEMFEARRAELEAKVAEQLAAAQARAEKLNALEAVVLASKAGDEGKLFGSIGTRDIADAITAAGVEVAKSEVRLPEGALRTTGEFEISIQLHSDVFATINLNVVAED, encoded by the coding sequence ATGCAAGTTATTCTACTTGATAAAATCGGTAACCTGGGTGGCCTAGGCGATCAGGTTAACGTGAAAGCGGGCTTTGCACGTAACTTCCTTATCCCACAAGGTAAGGCTGTGATGGCAACTAAAGCTAACGTTGAGATGTTCGAAGCTCGTCGTGCTGAGCTGGAAGCAAAAGTTGCTGAGCAACTGGCTGCTGCCCAAGCGCGCGCTGAGAAACTGAACGCTCTGGAAGCAGTTGTTCTTGCTTCTAAAGCTGGTGATGAAGGTAAACTGTTTGGTTCTATCGGTACTCGTGACATCGCTGACGCAATCACTGCGGCAGGTGTTGAAGTAGCGAAGAGCGAAGTTCGCCTACCAGAAGGTGCACTGCGCACAACTGGCGAGTTCGAGATCAGCATCCAGCTGCACTCTGACGTATTCGCTACAATCAACCTGAACGTTGTCGCTGAAGACTAA
- the hflC gene encoding protease modulator HflC, with amino-acid sequence MRKLMIPVIVIFIAALLMSMFVVKEGERGIVVRFGRILKDNNEIARIYEPGLHFKVPVFDRVRMLDARIQTMDDQADRFVTSEKKDVIIDTYLKWRIKDFGQYYLTTGGGNVSTAEALLKRKVVDSLRSEIGSREIKQIVSGPDSDALGSVSPELADAPATEIVAEVAPRKEIEGQRDQIMANVLADTKVSAMKDLGVEVVDFRMKKINLPDEISESIYRRMRAERESVARKHRSQGREKAEVIRAQSELEVAKILSEADREARMVRGTADARTAEIYSAAFNKDPEFYNFLRSLKAYENSFKSKNDVLVVDPNSDFFKYMKEANGVQ; translated from the coding sequence ATGCGTAAGTTAATGATCCCAGTGATTGTCATCTTTATCGCAGCATTGCTGATGTCAATGTTCGTGGTGAAGGAAGGCGAGCGCGGTATCGTCGTCCGTTTTGGTCGGATCCTAAAAGACAACAATGAAATCGCGCGGATTTATGAGCCCGGCCTGCATTTCAAAGTGCCTGTGTTTGACCGGGTCCGGATGCTGGATGCTCGTATCCAGACGATGGACGATCAGGCCGACCGCTTCGTCACGTCTGAGAAAAAAGACGTCATTATTGATACTTACCTGAAGTGGCGAATTAAAGATTTCGGCCAGTACTACCTGACCACAGGTGGCGGCAATGTCTCGACGGCCGAAGCACTGCTGAAGCGTAAAGTGGTTGACAGTCTGCGCTCGGAAATCGGTTCGCGTGAAATCAAGCAGATCGTCTCCGGTCCAGACAGCGATGCGCTGGGCTCGGTCAGTCCTGAACTGGCGGATGCCCCGGCAACAGAAATTGTTGCTGAAGTTGCGCCGCGCAAAGAGATTGAAGGTCAGCGTGATCAGATTATGGCCAATGTTCTGGCCGATACCAAAGTCAGTGCCATGAAAGACTTGGGTGTTGAAGTGGTTGATTTCCGGATGAAGAAAATCAACCTGCCGGATGAGATCAGTGAGTCGATCTATCGTCGGATGCGCGCTGAGCGTGAGTCGGTGGCCCGGAAGCACCGCTCTCAGGGCCGCGAGAAAGCTGAGGTTATTCGTGCCCAGTCCGAGCTAGAAGTGGCGAAGATCCTGTCTGAGGCGGATCGTGAAGCGCGGATGGTTCGCGGTACGGCAGATGCGAGAACCGCTGAGATCTACTCGGCCGCTTTCAATAAGGATCCGGAGTTCTATAACTTCCTGCGTTCCCTGAAAGCTTATGAGAACAGCTTCAAGTCGAAGAATGATGTGCTGGTGGTGGATCCGAACAGCGACTTTTTCAAGTACATGAAAGAAGCCAACGGCGTGCAGTAA
- the priB gene encoding primosomal replication protein N produces MTNRLELAGVIAKNPKRSQSPAGIPHCHFVLEHRSVQREADLPRQVYCYINVVVSGQGQQALTQDLAVGSHIKVAGYISYQTGRNGIGKLVLHADHIEKI; encoded by the coding sequence ATGACCAATCGTCTGGAGTTGGCCGGCGTTATCGCTAAAAACCCCAAACGAAGCCAGTCCCCGGCGGGCATCCCTCATTGCCATTTTGTGCTTGAGCATCGCTCGGTTCAGCGGGAAGCTGATTTACCCCGTCAGGTGTATTGCTACATTAACGTGGTGGTCAGTGGTCAAGGTCAACAAGCACTCACGCAAGATTTAGCTGTCGGCAGCCACATTAAGGTAGCGGGATATATCTCCTACCAAACCGGCCGGAACGGTATCGGGAAATTAGTGTTGCATGCCGATCACATTGAAAAAATTTAG
- the rpsF gene encoding 30S ribosomal protein S6 encodes MRHYEIVFMVHPDQSEQVAGMIERYTGAIKDSGGQIHRLEDWGRRQLAYPINKLHKAHYVLMNVEAEQSVIDELESNFRFNDAVIRNMIMRTKGAITEPSPMMKAKEERAPRREERAEAQSEGEAAAE; translated from the coding sequence ATGCGTCATTACGAAATCGTATTCATGGTGCACCCAGATCAAAGCGAGCAAGTTGCTGGCATGATCGAGCGCTACACTGGTGCAATCAAAGATTCTGGTGGTCAGATTCACCGTCTTGAAGATTGGGGCCGTCGTCAACTGGCTTACCCAATCAACAAACTGCACAAAGCACACTACGTTCTGATGAACGTTGAAGCTGAGCAGTCTGTAATTGACGAGCTGGAGTCTAACTTCCGCTTCAACGATGCTGTGATCCGTAACATGATCATGCGCACCAAAGGCGCTATCACTGAGCCATCTCCAATGATGAAGGCTAAAGAAGAGCGTGCCCCACGTCGTGAAGAGCGTGCAGAAGCACAATCTGAAGGCGAAGCTGCAGCTGAGTAA
- the rlmB gene encoding 23S rRNA (guanosine(2251)-2'-O)-methyltransferase RlmB, producing the protein MSNEMIFGIHAVKAVLASDPARFIEVFVLKGRQDERLLPILNELQQLGITIQQAGRKALDDKVKGASHQGIVARVRPGKQYNENDLEDVLAGKDNPLLLVLDGVTDPHNLGACLRNADAAGAVAVIVPKDRSAQLNATASKVACGAAEVVPLIRVTNLARTLRSLQEQGIWVVGTAGEATHDVYQSKLTGPLAIVMGAEGEGMRRLTRETCDDLIKIPMAGTVSSLNVSVATGICLFEAVRQRQSA; encoded by the coding sequence ATGAGTAATGAGATGATTTTCGGCATTCATGCCGTCAAAGCCGTGTTAGCGTCTGACCCAGCACGCTTTATCGAAGTTTTTGTGCTGAAGGGGCGTCAGGACGAGCGTCTGCTGCCGATCCTTAATGAGCTGCAACAGCTGGGGATCACCATTCAGCAGGCAGGTCGTAAAGCGCTGGATGATAAAGTCAAAGGTGCGTCCCACCAGGGCATCGTGGCCCGGGTGCGTCCGGGTAAGCAGTACAACGAGAATGATCTTGAGGATGTGCTGGCCGGGAAAGATAACCCGCTGCTGCTGGTGCTGGACGGTGTGACCGATCCGCATAACCTGGGTGCGTGTCTGCGCAATGCTGATGCCGCCGGCGCGGTGGCTGTGATTGTGCCCAAGGACCGTTCGGCCCAGCTCAATGCCACGGCCAGCAAGGTGGCCTGCGGCGCGGCGGAAGTGGTGCCGCTGATCCGGGTGACCAACCTGGCCCGGACCCTGCGCAGCCTGCAGGAGCAGGGGATCTGGGTGGTCGGCACTGCCGGGGAAGCAACCCATGATGTGTATCAGAGCAAGCTGACCGGTCCGCTGGCGATTGTGATGGGCGCTGAAGGGGAAGGGATGCGTCGCCTGACCCGCGAAACCTGCGATGATCTGATCAAGATCCCGATGGCCGGGACGGTCTCGAGCCTCAATGTTTCCGTGGCGACCGGGATTTGCCTGTTTGAGGCGGTGCGCCAGCGTCAGTCCGCTTAA
- a CDS encoding DUF2065 domain-containing protein, protein MSDTIWLAFGLVMVFEGLGPLLAPRGWREMVSQLSQQNDNTLRRIGGCLVAAGSVIAYMMYSRM, encoded by the coding sequence ATGAGTGATACGATTTGGCTGGCTTTTGGGCTGGTCATGGTGTTTGAAGGGTTGGGACCGCTGTTGGCCCCGCGAGGCTGGCGCGAGATGGTCAGCCAGCTAAGTCAGCAGAATGACAACACTTTACGGCGGATTGGCGGGTGTCTGGTGGCGGCGGGCAGCGTGATTGCTTACATGATGTACAGTCGTATGTAA
- a CDS encoding adenylosuccinate synthase produces MANNVVVLGTQWGDEGKGKIVDLLTEDAKYVVRYQGGHNAGHTLVIDGEKTVLHLIPSGILRDNVKCIIGNGVVLSPDALMKEMGPLEARGIPVRERLFLSEACPLILPYHIALDQAREAARGKKAIGTTGRGIGPAYEDKVARRGLRVGDLLDKEAFAEKLKEVMAFHNFQLEHYYNAEPVSYEEVLENVMAQADVLTSMIIDVTQELDDARQRGDKIMFEGAQGTLLDIDHGTYPYVTSSNTTAGGVAAGSGFGPRHLGYILGIAKAYCTRVGAGPFPTELYDGQEKQDPVGKHLGTVGNEFGATTGRLRRTGWFDAVAMRRAIQINSISGFCLTKLDVLDGLEEIKICTGYKTKDGKVLEVSPMAADAYEDLELIYETMPGWSENTFGAKSLDALPQAALDYIARIEQLTGVPIDIISTGPDRNETIIKVHPYGN; encoded by the coding sequence ATGGCAAATAATGTAGTCGTTCTTGGCACCCAGTGGGGTGACGAAGGCAAGGGTAAGATCGTTGATCTGTTGACCGAAGATGCTAAGTATGTTGTGCGCTACCAGGGTGGCCATAACGCGGGTCACACCCTTGTCATTGATGGTGAGAAAACTGTTCTTCACCTGATCCCATCCGGTATCCTGCGTGACAACGTTAAATGTATCATCGGTAACGGTGTGGTGCTTTCTCCGGATGCACTGATGAAAGAAATGGGCCCGCTGGAAGCGCGTGGTATCCCAGTTCGTGAACGTCTGTTCCTGTCAGAAGCTTGTCCGCTAATCCTTCCATATCACATCGCTCTGGATCAGGCTCGCGAAGCTGCCCGTGGTAAGAAAGCCATCGGCACCACTGGCCGTGGTATCGGCCCTGCGTACGAAGATAAAGTTGCGCGTCGCGGTCTGCGTGTCGGCGATCTACTGGATAAAGAAGCATTTGCTGAGAAGCTAAAAGAAGTCATGGCCTTCCACAACTTCCAGCTGGAGCATTACTACAATGCTGAGCCTGTGAGCTACGAAGAAGTGCTGGAAAATGTCATGGCGCAAGCGGATGTCCTGACTTCAATGATCATTGATGTGACACAAGAGCTGGATGATGCTCGTCAGCGTGGCGACAAGATCATGTTTGAAGGTGCGCAAGGGACGCTGCTGGATATTGACCATGGCACTTACCCGTATGTCACTTCTTCAAACACGACCGCTGGTGGTGTTGCGGCCGGTTCTGGCTTTGGCCCGCGTCATCTGGGTTACATCCTGGGGATTGCGAAAGCCTACTGTACCCGTGTTGGTGCCGGTCCATTCCCGACTGAGCTCTACGACGGTCAAGAGAAGCAAGACCCAGTTGGTAAGCACCTTGGCACAGTCGGTAACGAATTTGGCGCTACGACGGGTCGTCTCCGCCGTACCGGTTGGTTTGATGCCGTGGCGATGCGCCGTGCCATTCAGATCAACTCGATCTCAGGTTTCTGCCTGACCAAGCTCGACGTCTTGGATGGCCTGGAAGAAATCAAGATCTGTACGGGTTATAAGACCAAAGATGGCAAGGTTCTGGAAGTGTCTCCAATGGCGGCTGATGCTTACGAAGATCTAGAGCTTATCTATGAAACAATGCCGGGTTGGTCTGAAAACACATTCGGTGCGAAGTCACTGGATGCGCTGCCACAGGCTGCGCTGGATTACATCGCGCGTATCGAGCAACTAACCGGTGTGCCAATCGACATCATCTCGACCGGGCCGGATCGCAACGAGACGATTATCAAGGTTCACCCATACGGCAACTAA
- the motX gene encoding flagellar protein MotX encodes MKLRTLLLFTWLAATPAHALEDVGEAVPVYTDNELNRLFEQNSHLQRVEADDCQLVQDIEARAIRVESPAYQFLYGDMLAWGVCVARDVELGVYYMQSAAHQGSPAALEQLGRYYATGTLVQQDQERAIPYLREAAAMGHVDARIQLAELLLRDYGSPLDFEDAYRWLYNTVTASNQKHRQITRLRSSLESRMPGNVIARAKRRDTFW; translated from the coding sequence ATGAAACTGCGTACCCTGCTTCTTTTTACATGGCTGGCTGCAACACCTGCACATGCATTGGAAGATGTCGGTGAAGCAGTGCCTGTGTATACCGACAATGAGCTGAACCGTCTGTTCGAACAAAATAGCCATTTGCAACGGGTCGAGGCGGATGATTGCCAGCTGGTCCAGGATATTGAAGCAAGGGCCATCCGGGTCGAATCTCCGGCGTATCAGTTTCTCTATGGGGACATGTTAGCCTGGGGCGTGTGTGTTGCGCGGGATGTCGAGCTGGGCGTGTATTACATGCAGTCGGCTGCGCATCAGGGCTCGCCAGCCGCACTGGAGCAACTCGGGCGCTATTATGCCACCGGGACGCTGGTGCAGCAGGATCAGGAGCGGGCGATCCCGTACTTACGCGAAGCTGCAGCTATGGGGCATGTCGATGCCCGGATCCAGCTGGCAGAGTTGCTGCTCAGAGATTACGGCAGCCCGCTGGACTTTGAAGATGCCTACCGCTGGCTGTATAACACTGTGACCGCCAGTAACCAAAAGCACCGTCAGATAACCCGCCTGCGCAGTAGCCTGGAAAGCCGGATGCCGGGGAATGTGATTGCCCGGGCCAAGCGCCGTGATACTTTCTGGTAA
- the hmpA gene encoding NO-inducible flavohemoprotein, with amino-acid sequence MISQQTIETVKATAPILAQTGPALTAHFYERMFSHNPELKDIFNMSNQRNGDQREALFNAICAYANNIDNLAALLPAVEKIAHKHTSFMITAEQYAIVGGHLLATIDELLSPGQAVLDAWGEAYGVLADVFIQREEAIYQESENKTGGWRGTRSFTLVEKLRESDTITSFIFKPVDGEAVAAYKPGQYLGIVLQPAGFEHQEIRQYSLSGAPRPDQYRISVKREQDGKVSSYLHDVMQVGDTVELAPPAGDFFLEATPQTPVALISGGVGLTPTLSMLESLAEHQAEVHWIHATENGAQHAFRQHVMQLAAQSDHITAHTWYREPLAEDRPAEDFQYQGLVDLSKLKASLDNPAMHYYFCGPVGFMQHIAQQLQAMGVSEDRLHYECFGPHKVL; translated from the coding sequence ATGATTAGCCAACAAACCATTGAAACCGTTAAAGCCACCGCACCAATTCTGGCCCAGACCGGCCCGGCCCTGACGGCTCATTTTTACGAGCGTATGTTCAGCCATAACCCTGAACTTAAAGATATTTTCAACATGAGCAACCAGCGCAACGGGGATCAACGCGAAGCCCTGTTCAACGCGATTTGTGCTTATGCCAACAACATCGACAACCTGGCGGCACTGTTACCGGCCGTGGAGAAAATTGCTCACAAGCACACCAGTTTTATGATCACCGCCGAGCAATATGCGATTGTCGGCGGCCACCTGCTAGCCACCATCGATGAACTGCTTTCACCGGGTCAGGCGGTGCTGGATGCCTGGGGTGAAGCCTATGGCGTACTGGCCGATGTCTTTATCCAGCGCGAAGAAGCGATTTATCAGGAAAGCGAAAACAAGACCGGAGGATGGCGCGGCACCCGCAGCTTCACTCTGGTTGAGAAACTGCGTGAGAGCGACACGATCACCAGTTTCATATTCAAGCCGGTGGACGGTGAAGCCGTCGCTGCCTACAAGCCGGGCCAGTACCTGGGTATTGTGCTGCAGCCAGCCGGATTTGAGCATCAGGAAATCCGCCAGTACAGTCTTTCCGGTGCACCGCGCCCGGATCAATACCGCATATCAGTCAAACGCGAACAAGACGGCAAAGTCTCCAGCTACCTGCATGATGTGATGCAAGTCGGCGATACGGTTGAGCTGGCCCCGCCGGCCGGCGACTTTTTCCTTGAAGCCACGCCGCAAACCCCGGTTGCGCTGATTTCAGGGGGCGTCGGCTTAACTCCGACCCTGTCGATGCTGGAGAGCCTGGCCGAGCATCAAGCCGAGGTGCACTGGATCCACGCCACGGAAAATGGTGCCCAGCACGCGTTTCGCCAGCATGTAATGCAACTGGCTGCGCAATCTGACCATATCACGGCACATACCTGGTATCGCGAACCGCTGGCAGAGGATCGCCCGGCGGAAGATTTCCAGTACCAGGGCCTAGTTGACTTGTCGAAACTCAAGGCATCACTTGACAACCCAGCGATGCATTACTATTTCTGCGGCCCGGTTGGCTTTATGCAGCATATCGCTCAACAATTGCAAGCCATGGGAGTCAGTGAAGACCGCCTGCATTACGAGTGCTTCGGTCCGCATAAAGTCCTGTAA
- the nsrR gene encoding nitric oxide-sensing transcriptional repressor NsrR: MQLTSFTDYGLRALIYLATLPEGELASISKVTDIYSVSRNHMVKIINKLGQLGYVETVRGKNGGIRLGMPAEHIILGDVVRAIEPLQIVNCSDDFCHITPACRLKGILDTARSAFLAELDKHTLASMVTDNPPLRVLLDRPVV; this comes from the coding sequence GTGCAGCTAACGAGTTTTACTGATTATGGCCTGCGGGCCCTGATTTACCTGGCGACCCTCCCGGAAGGTGAGTTGGCCAGTATTTCGAAAGTCACAGACATTTACAGTGTCTCTCGCAACCACATGGTGAAGATCATCAATAAGCTCGGTCAGCTGGGTTATGTGGAAACCGTGCGGGGGAAAAATGGCGGGATCCGCCTGGGGATGCCAGCAGAGCACATTATTCTCGGTGATGTGGTCCGGGCAATTGAACCGTTGCAGATCGTCAACTGTAGTGATGATTTTTGCCATATTACCCCGGCGTGCCGCCTCAAAGGGATACTGGATACCGCGCGAAGTGCATTTTTGGCTGAGCTGGACAAACATACCCTGGCCAGCATGGTGACCGATAATCCACCGCTTCGTGTCCTTCTGGACCGTCCTGTCGTATAA